A genomic segment from Variovorax paradoxus B4 encodes:
- the cpaB gene encoding Flp pilus assembly protein CpaB, with protein MINLTKIVAAILVLLALALGGYAWMLSRQPPPPVAVVPSATAPGKAAQAQTFAVVVAAKPLPAGQAIPADALRIEHLTINPAGAFQETAPLAGRVPVIDLGEGSPLLEGQLVSGLALRVAEGERAIAIKADETMGVGNKVQPGDFVDVFLMLKSDSKDIDRSQARLLLSRKRVLAYGSASVDGLPSKMDKNGAAQQQAQRAESARTAVLAVPVDDINRLTLAENSGRLLLALRNPTDMSEPDPKLFAELPTALQPLPPKAGEPRRPPLEGLDRAQAGVTTADFVTGGKPGAVRAPAVASARVATTATGGTRGGLKVEVIRGDRSETINY; from the coding sequence ATGATCAATCTCACGAAAATAGTCGCCGCCATCCTCGTACTCCTGGCCCTCGCGCTCGGCGGCTATGCATGGATGCTTAGCCGCCAGCCCCCACCGCCGGTTGCCGTCGTACCGTCCGCAACCGCTCCCGGCAAGGCCGCCCAAGCGCAGACCTTTGCGGTGGTCGTCGCAGCCAAGCCGCTGCCTGCGGGCCAGGCAATTCCAGCCGACGCACTTCGCATCGAGCACCTGACGATCAATCCCGCGGGCGCGTTCCAGGAGACTGCGCCGCTCGCAGGTCGTGTACCCGTGATCGACCTGGGCGAAGGCTCGCCGCTTCTCGAAGGCCAGCTCGTTTCCGGCCTGGCCCTGCGCGTCGCCGAAGGCGAGCGTGCCATCGCCATCAAGGCCGACGAGACCATGGGTGTGGGCAACAAGGTCCAGCCCGGCGACTTCGTCGACGTGTTCCTGATGCTCAAGTCCGACAGCAAGGACATCGACCGCAGCCAGGCGCGCCTGCTCCTGTCGCGCAAGCGCGTGCTGGCCTACGGCAGTGCTTCCGTCGATGGCCTGCCATCCAAGATGGACAAGAACGGTGCCGCGCAGCAGCAGGCCCAGCGCGCCGAGTCAGCCCGGACGGCGGTGCTCGCAGTGCCGGTGGACGACATCAACCGGTTGACGCTCGCCGAGAACAGCGGCCGCTTGCTGCTGGCGCTGCGTAACCCCACCGACATGTCGGAACCCGATCCAAAGCTTTTTGCCGAGTTGCCCACCGCGCTGCAGCCGCTTCCGCCGAAAGCCGGCGAACCGCGCCGCCCACCGCTTGAAGGTCTGGACCGCGCGCAGGCTGGCGTCACCACGGCCGACTTCGTGACCGGCGGCAAGCCGGGCGCCGTGCGCGCTCCGGCCGTCGCTTCTGCGCGGGTTGCGACGACCGCCACTGGCGGAACACGCGGCGGGCTCAAGGTCGAAGTGATTCGCGGCGACCGTAGCGAAACCATCAACTACTGA
- a CDS encoding CpaF family protein produces MSNDLEFADDDQAFINSQQFQDIKSWTHDHLLSRIEELGAEFGRWSRASIQQFVELEVDSFVRLRRVPINDREMQLISDALTKELAGFGPLEDLLNDPAVEDILINGYQNVYVSRHGMLERETVRFADAEHVMRIVRRILAPLGRRLDESNPMVDARLPDGGRINVIIEPLAIDGLSVSIRKFRKEPLTPADLVKLGTFDAGMAQLLEIAVRARCNILVSGGTSSGKTSLLNALATFIPARERVITIEDTAELSLGTSHVVRLESRPGGFDGTGVVSIRDLLRNSLRMRPDRIIVGEVRGAEVIEMMQAMNTGHEGSMGTIHASSPRECLYRLEMLAGFAGYQGSEVSLRRQIANAIDFIVQIGRLSSGQRRILSLSEVTGVNDNVVAMQELYRYEPITSPDGEERDRWISLGIAPHSPKITRFRQSLARAQQGDNRG; encoded by the coding sequence ATGTCCAACGATCTCGAATTCGCCGACGACGACCAGGCGTTCATCAATTCCCAGCAGTTCCAGGACATCAAGAGCTGGACGCATGACCATCTGCTGAGCCGCATCGAAGAGCTTGGCGCGGAGTTCGGCCGCTGGTCTCGTGCCTCGATCCAGCAGTTTGTCGAACTGGAGGTCGACAGCTTCGTTCGCCTGCGCCGCGTGCCGATCAACGACCGCGAGATGCAGCTCATCTCCGATGCACTGACCAAGGAACTTGCGGGCTTCGGGCCGCTGGAAGATCTGCTCAACGATCCCGCGGTCGAAGACATTTTGATCAACGGCTACCAGAACGTCTACGTATCGCGCCACGGCATGCTGGAGCGCGAGACCGTGCGATTTGCCGATGCGGAGCATGTGATGCGCATCGTGCGCCGCATCCTCGCACCGCTGGGCCGCCGGCTCGACGAATCCAACCCGATGGTCGATGCGCGCCTGCCCGACGGCGGCCGCATCAACGTGATCATCGAGCCGCTGGCCATCGACGGACTCTCGGTCTCGATCCGTAAGTTCCGCAAGGAGCCGCTCACGCCGGCCGACCTGGTGAAGCTCGGCACCTTCGACGCAGGCATGGCGCAGTTGCTGGAGATTGCCGTGCGTGCGCGCTGCAACATCCTTGTGAGCGGCGGCACCAGCTCGGGCAAGACATCGCTGCTCAATGCGCTCGCCACCTTCATTCCCGCGCGCGAGCGCGTCATCACCATCGAAGACACGGCGGAACTGTCGCTGGGCACGAGCCACGTCGTCCGGCTCGAAAGCCGCCCCGGCGGCTTCGACGGCACGGGTGTGGTGTCGATCCGCGACCTGCTGCGCAACAGCCTGCGCATGCGGCCCGACCGGATCATCGTGGGCGAAGTGCGCGGCGCCGAGGTGATCGAGATGATGCAGGCGATGAACACGGGCCACGAAGGCTCAATGGGCACCATCCACGCAAGCTCGCCGCGCGAATGCCTCTACCGCCTTGAAATGCTCGCGGGCTTTGCGGGCTACCAGGGCAGCGAAGTAAGCCTGCGCCGGCAGATTGCCAATGCCATCGATTTCATCGTGCAGATCGGACGCCTCTCGAGCGGGCAGCGCCGCATCCTTTCATTGAGCGAAGTCACCGGCGTCAACGACAACGTGGTCGCAATGCAGGAGCTCTACCGCTACGAGCCGATCACGTCGCCCGACGGCGAGGAGCGCGATCGCTGGATATCGCTGGGCATAGCACCGCATTCGCCCAAGATCACGCGCTTCCGCCAGTCGCTGGCGCGCGCGCAGCAGGGAGACAACCGTGGCTAA
- a CDS encoding Flp family type IVb pilin, with translation MLRSITRFLRDEEGATAIEYGIIAGLMAIVLAAIFSNTDGTLAAALRGVFSRISTTLGGAAT, from the coding sequence ATGCTTCGCTCTATTACTCGTTTTCTGCGCGATGAAGAAGGTGCTACTGCAATTGAATATGGAATTATTGCGGGGTTGATGGCTATTGTTTTGGCTGCAATTTTCAGCAATACCGATGGGACTCTCGCCGCCGCACTTCGTGGCGTGTTTTCGCGAATTTCCACGACGCTGGGCGGCGCCGCTACTTAA
- a CDS encoding type II and III secretion system protein family protein, with amino-acid sequence MTIALRAKTAGPARPLRPTLAVLCLLAQGAWPVAATAADAAEAASARPALQLRIDAGTQKELLIIKGIERMAIADETVAGVALTRQSPNSPAARLIVTGKAAGRTTLMIWEKGQPTATVYALEVRRRASTLSGSLNSMTAHQEARDAAMAAGGEKSALVDRSVVNVRSNTVQVEVKIVEFNRSVLKQAGLNIFSTRANSNGFSFGVFTPSSLRSATFGSDGSISGEYNNPLAQAFSLLFNFGKAGLGLNVGFLEGNGMARVLAEPTLVALSGQSASFLAGGELPVPAPQGLGTTSIEYKPFGIGLTLTPTVLSNDRIVLKVAPEASDLDYTNSLSIGGVAVPAISTRRADTTVELGDGESFIIGGLVSRTTTSNADKVPLLGDIPVLGTFFKQNKYQMSEKELVILVTPHLVKPIARGTDLAPYLPGGAEQRDGPVWRVHLLGPASGTTVPGFSR; translated from the coding sequence ATGACGATCGCCCTTCGCGCGAAAACAGCCGGTCCGGCACGTCCTCTGCGTCCAACGCTCGCGGTGCTGTGCCTGCTGGCCCAGGGGGCATGGCCCGTGGCGGCCACAGCGGCCGACGCAGCAGAAGCAGCATCTGCCCGTCCTGCACTGCAACTGCGGATCGACGCCGGCACGCAAAAGGAACTGCTGATCATCAAGGGCATCGAGCGCATGGCCATTGCCGACGAGACCGTCGCCGGCGTCGCGCTCACCCGCCAATCGCCCAACTCGCCGGCCGCGCGCCTCATCGTGACCGGCAAGGCCGCGGGCCGGACCACGCTCATGATCTGGGAAAAAGGCCAGCCGACCGCGACGGTCTATGCACTCGAAGTGCGGCGCCGCGCCTCCACGCTCTCCGGCTCGCTCAACAGCATGACTGCGCACCAGGAAGCGCGCGATGCGGCCATGGCCGCCGGCGGAGAAAAATCGGCGTTGGTCGACCGCTCCGTCGTCAACGTGCGAAGCAACACCGTGCAGGTCGAAGTCAAGATTGTCGAGTTCAACCGCAGCGTGCTCAAGCAGGCCGGCCTCAACATCTTCAGCACGCGCGCCAACTCCAACGGTTTCAGCTTCGGCGTGTTCACACCGTCGTCGCTGCGTTCCGCAACGTTCGGGAGCGATGGTTCGATCAGCGGTGAATACAACAACCCGCTCGCACAAGCCTTCAGCCTCTTGTTCAACTTCGGCAAGGCGGGACTAGGCCTGAACGTCGGATTCCTCGAGGGCAACGGCATGGCCCGCGTGCTTGCCGAGCCGACGCTGGTGGCGCTCTCAGGCCAGAGCGCAAGCTTCCTGGCCGGCGGCGAACTGCCCGTGCCCGCACCGCAGGGCCTGGGCACCACGAGCATCGAATACAAACCTTTCGGCATTGGCCTCACCCTCACGCCCACCGTACTGTCGAACGACCGCATTGTGCTCAAGGTGGCGCCCGAGGCCAGTGATCTGGACTACACGAACTCGCTCAGCATCGGTGGTGTCGCAGTGCCCGCCATCAGCACGCGCCGGGCCGACACCACGGTGGAACTCGGCGACGGCGAGAGCTTCATCATTGGCGGCCTCGTGAGCCGCACCACGACCTCCAACGCCGACAAGGTGCCGCTGCTCGGCGACATTCCGGTGCTCGGAACCTTCTTCAAGCAGAACAAGTATCAGATGAGCGAGAAGGAACTGGTGATCCTTGTCACGCCGCACCTGGTGAAGCCCATCGCGCGTGGCACCGATCTCGCCCCGTACCTGCCAGGTGGTGCCGAGCAGCGCGATGGCCCGGTGTGGCGCGTGCATCTGTTGGGGCCGGCTTCAGGCACGACGGTGCCGGGCTTCTCGCGTTGA
- a CDS encoding type II secretion system F family protein, with protein MAKVLLTVACIALLLAAAGLLLWQWAKGRQARQAAGRHLNQQILASTAAAVQAPMPLRDLPSDGLMTDPWLETDASAAASEPVGLLEKAMPDRLIGVIEPRVIALGLAVVVALAALAGLFGGWIAGLSALTLLALLAVFAIWLRLQKFRRKLVSQLPAYIDAMVRLITIGNSTQAAFQLAIATTEAPLRGQLERAASLVRAGMELDRALHQTASSVRIDEMFLLASILGLGVRYGGRADLLLERVGNFMRDREQAEHELVAMSSETRLSAWVLGLLPVGVGAFLIMANPDYFVGMWNDDTGRMLIFSSAGLQLIGAALLYRLARLS; from the coding sequence GTGGCTAAGGTCCTGCTGACGGTGGCTTGCATCGCGCTGCTGCTTGCAGCCGCGGGGCTGCTGCTGTGGCAATGGGCGAAAGGGCGCCAGGCACGCCAGGCGGCAGGACGGCATCTGAACCAGCAGATTCTGGCCAGCACCGCGGCTGCAGTGCAAGCGCCCATGCCTTTGAGGGATCTGCCCAGCGATGGGCTCATGACTGACCCGTGGCTCGAGACCGATGCAAGCGCCGCGGCTTCTGAACCCGTTGGGCTTCTTGAAAAGGCCATGCCCGACCGCCTGATTGGCGTGATCGAGCCGCGCGTGATCGCGCTGGGCTTGGCCGTCGTCGTGGCACTGGCCGCACTTGCCGGTCTGTTCGGCGGCTGGATTGCGGGGTTGAGTGCGCTCACTTTGTTGGCACTCCTCGCGGTCTTCGCAATCTGGTTGCGGCTGCAGAAGTTCCGCCGCAAGCTGGTCAGTCAGTTGCCTGCATACATCGACGCGATGGTGCGACTGATCACCATCGGCAACTCCACTCAGGCGGCGTTCCAATTGGCAATTGCCACCACGGAGGCTCCATTGCGCGGCCAGTTGGAACGCGCGGCATCACTGGTGCGCGCGGGCATGGAATTGGACCGCGCGCTGCACCAGACAGCCAGCAGTGTCCGCATCGACGAGATGTTCCTATTGGCCTCCATCCTCGGCCTGGGTGTACGCTATGGCGGCCGCGCCGATCTGCTGCTGGAGCGTGTAGGCAACTTCATGCGCGACCGCGAGCAGGCGGAGCACGAGTTGGTTGCCATGTCATCGGAAACCCGCCTTTCGGCGTGGGTCCTGGGGCTGCTGCCCGTGGGCGTGGGCGCCTTCCTCATCATGGCCAATCCCGACTACTTCGTAGGGATGTGGAATGACGATACAGGTCGCATGCTGATCTTCTCCTCGGCGGGCCTTCAGCTGATCGGCGCCGCCCTCCTTTATCGATTGGCAAGGCTGTCATGA
- a CDS encoding AAA family ATPase → MNAPRDNLPETGAETYLFASPNSSHITWLTDALGQLGAVVILPAEAKSIDERIAMLSPAAVFLDFSGDHAAAASELHQRLKREWPTLPVLATGVSAEPASMLAALRAGVDDFVDMSAPPTDAVNTLRKLLDRQSSLQSRARGCTLALLGARPGIGVTTLAASLSLMLNDQLSQAAAPSHGRNTRRGVALLDLGLPARDGLLYLDTQSGFSFVDGVRNLRRLDQTLLHTALAHHTSGVAVLPLPASLAQVREISHADSVALIKRLGDFYDFQIADLGGFSTLDFVAQTVKAAQRSWVVCDQSIGAIVSTANMLKELRTRGIDTDRLSLVVNKFDGHVGLPAKDIADRLELPLHHVLPARSTQLLAAASRGEMLVRTARNDAYSQAVAGLARGLNQEYTSEAGQAPAKESSWVARMSQIAGFWKSSSQG, encoded by the coding sequence ATGAACGCTCCACGCGACAACCTTCCTGAAACCGGTGCGGAGACCTACCTCTTCGCATCGCCGAACAGCAGCCACATCACGTGGCTGACCGACGCACTCGGCCAACTGGGCGCGGTGGTGATCCTTCCCGCCGAGGCCAAGTCGATCGACGAGCGCATTGCCATGCTCAGCCCGGCGGCGGTCTTTCTCGATTTCTCGGGCGACCACGCCGCTGCCGCAAGCGAGCTTCACCAGCGCCTCAAGCGCGAGTGGCCCACGCTGCCGGTGCTGGCGACTGGCGTTTCGGCCGAGCCGGCTTCCATGCTCGCCGCGCTGCGCGCCGGTGTGGACGATTTCGTCGACATGAGCGCACCGCCAACGGATGCGGTCAACACGCTGCGCAAGCTTCTCGATCGGCAAAGCAGTCTGCAAAGCCGCGCCCGCGGATGCACGCTTGCGCTGCTTGGCGCCAGACCCGGCATTGGCGTGACCACGCTCGCGGCCAGCCTGTCACTGATGCTCAACGACCAGCTGTCCCAGGCGGCCGCGCCTTCTCACGGCCGCAACACGCGCCGCGGAGTGGCGCTGCTCGACCTCGGATTGCCGGCTCGCGATGGTCTTCTGTATCTCGACACGCAAAGCGGCTTCAGCTTTGTCGATGGCGTGCGAAACCTGCGCCGCCTCGACCAGACGCTGCTGCACACCGCACTGGCTCACCACACGAGCGGCGTGGCCGTACTGCCGCTGCCCGCGAGTCTTGCCCAAGTGCGCGAGATCTCCCATGCGGATTCGGTGGCGCTGATCAAGCGGCTCGGCGACTTCTACGATTTCCAGATCGCCGACCTTGGCGGTTTTTCGACGCTCGATTTTGTCGCCCAGACCGTGAAGGCCGCCCAGCGCAGTTGGGTGGTGTGCGACCAGAGCATCGGTGCCATCGTCTCCACGGCCAACATGCTCAAGGAACTGCGCACCCGCGGCATCGATACCGATCGGCTGTCGCTCGTGGTCAACAAGTTCGACGGCCACGTCGGCCTGCCAGCCAAGGACATTGCCGATCGGCTCGAACTGCCGCTGCACCATGTCCTGCCGGCGCGCAGCACGCAACTCCTGGCGGCAGCGAGCCGCGGCGAAATGCTGGTGCGCACCGCACGCAACGACGCGTATTCGCAGGCCGTAGCCGGCCTCGCACGCGGACTGAACCAGGAATACACGTCCGAAGCGGGCCAGGCGCCAGCCAAGGAATCCAGCTGGGTCGCGCGAATGTCCCAAATTGCCGGCTTCTGGAAAAGCTCTAGTCAAGGTTGA
- a CDS encoding L,D-transpeptidase family protein translates to MADIVRRSRLRPPSLRRSANMLAAFMTASALLLATPGAAAASTKPASAKTSSAKAKAAHSRPAAREAKARTKKAAAADARTAAAKGTPRNKAAAASSAAAIQQASSAEARLIAVYELFGRGQARPALAKARDLVRDYPNFQLAQLVYADLLATQVPPAHAFSDATGIARLRSDPAMADLREESRRRLQALRDRPPAGTVPSQFLALSTRSRYAIAVDASRSRLYLLENSDKGLQLVADYYVSVGKSGIGKATEGDARTPLGVYYVTSSLDPKSLRDFYGAGALPINYPNPYDVRRGKTGSGIWLHGTPPQQFSRAPLASDGCVVMANPDLKQLLRKVQIGATPVVTAPSLQWISRPQAEKEAQTFTSAISAWKDARANGNEAQLKKFYLPDFQRNSKKNIDGFSVLHDEVEYAQGKRVQFKDMSFLHWRDGDDTMVATFGEVFEGEKSGRTRRQYWLRQGSEWKLFHEEILG, encoded by the coding sequence GTGGCAGATATCGTCCGGCGCAGCCGGCTTCGGCCCCCTTCGCTGCGGCGCAGCGCCAACATGCTTGCCGCGTTCATGACGGCATCGGCCCTGCTGCTGGCAACACCCGGCGCGGCCGCCGCATCGACCAAGCCCGCGAGCGCGAAAACCAGCAGCGCCAAGGCAAAGGCTGCGCACAGCCGCCCGGCCGCCAGGGAAGCCAAAGCCAGGACAAAAAAGGCTGCCGCGGCAGACGCAAGAACCGCCGCAGCCAAGGGCACTCCCCGCAACAAGGCGGCGGCTGCATCTTCCGCCGCAGCCATTCAGCAGGCCAGCAGCGCCGAAGCCCGCCTGATCGCGGTCTACGAACTGTTCGGCCGCGGCCAGGCGCGGCCCGCGCTGGCCAAGGCCCGCGACCTGGTGCGGGACTATCCCAACTTTCAGCTCGCGCAGCTCGTCTATGCCGACCTGCTCGCCACGCAGGTGCCGCCCGCGCACGCCTTTTCCGACGCCACCGGCATCGCGCGGCTGCGCAGCGATCCGGCCATGGCCGATTTGCGCGAGGAATCCCGCCGGCGCCTGCAGGCCCTGCGCGACAGGCCGCCGGCCGGTACCGTGCCTTCGCAGTTCCTGGCGCTGTCCACGCGCAGCCGCTATGCCATTGCGGTCGACGCCTCGCGCTCGCGGCTCTACCTGCTCGAGAACTCCGACAAGGGCCTGCAGCTGGTGGCCGACTACTACGTGTCGGTCGGCAAGTCGGGCATCGGCAAGGCCACCGAGGGCGATGCGCGCACGCCGCTGGGCGTTTACTACGTCACCAGCAGCCTCGACCCCAAGTCGTTGCGCGACTTCTACGGCGCCGGCGCGCTGCCCATCAACTACCCCAACCCCTACGACGTGCGGCGCGGCAAGACCGGCAGCGGCATCTGGCTACACGGCACCCCGCCCCAGCAGTTCTCGCGCGCGCCGCTGGCCAGCGACGGCTGCGTCGTCATGGCCAACCCCGACCTGAAGCAGCTGCTGCGCAAGGTGCAGATCGGCGCCACCCCCGTGGTCACGGCGCCCAGCCTGCAGTGGATTTCGCGCCCGCAGGCCGAAAAGGAAGCCCAGACCTTCACCAGCGCAATTTCGGCCTGGAAAGATGCCAGGGCCAATGGCAATGAAGCGCAATTGAAGAAATTCTATTTGCCCGATTTCCAGCGCAACAGCAAGAAAAACATCGACGGTTTTTCGGTGCTCCACGACGAAGTGGAATACGCCCAGGGCAAACGCGTGCAGTTCAAGGACATGTCCTTCCTGCATTGGCGCGACGGCGACGACACCATGGTCGCCACCTTCGGCGAAGTCTTCGAAGGCGAGAAAAGCGGGCGCACCAGGCGCCAGTACTGGCTGCGCCAAGGCAGCGAGTGGAAGCTTTTCCACGAAGAAATCCTCGGCTGA
- a CDS encoding tetratricopeptide repeat protein, giving the protein MPKSPLPRARFSFSPTVRALLLATACGMALPVLAAVEHDEVDRLMQAGKLDEAMTRADAFLKDKPKDPQMRFLKGVIQLDTGKRAEAIAAFTQLTQDAPELPEPYNNLAVIYASQNQFDKARGALESAIRTNPSYATAQENLGDVYARLASQAYSKALQLDQNNTAVQPKLAVIRTLFTPTPAGGKSAAMVAAATPEATPRPAPAAKAAAPAPAPAPVAKAPAAPAPTPAPAPAPVKAAAPAAAPAPVAPPPTVVAKAPEAAPVPAAPAPAPAPAPAAASSSTSTAEVESAVRGWAAAWAGQDMDRYLAAYGSEFNPGGGQSRKSWEEERRARIVGKSSISVNIENLVISVNGQAATAKFRQIYRADNLNISSRKTLELQRAGNQWHIRKESVGG; this is encoded by the coding sequence ATGCCCAAGAGCCCCCTGCCGCGCGCGCGCTTCAGCTTTTCTCCCACCGTGCGTGCCCTGCTCCTGGCCACCGCCTGTGGCATGGCATTGCCCGTGCTCGCCGCGGTAGAGCACGATGAAGTCGATCGGCTCATGCAAGCCGGCAAGCTCGACGAGGCCATGACCCGCGCTGATGCGTTCCTGAAGGACAAGCCGAAAGACCCGCAGATGCGCTTCCTGAAGGGCGTGATCCAGCTCGATACCGGCAAGCGCGCCGAGGCCATTGCCGCCTTCACCCAGCTCACGCAGGACGCGCCCGAACTGCCCGAGCCGTACAACAACCTCGCCGTCATCTACGCCAGCCAGAACCAGTTCGACAAGGCACGCGGCGCGCTCGAAAGCGCGATTCGCACCAACCCGAGCTATGCCACGGCGCAAGAGAACCTCGGCGACGTGTATGCGCGGCTGGCCAGCCAGGCCTACAGCAAGGCGCTGCAACTCGACCAGAACAACACCGCGGTGCAGCCCAAGCTGGCGGTGATCCGCACCCTGTTCACGCCAACGCCGGCTGGCGGCAAGTCGGCCGCAATGGTGGCGGCGGCGACGCCCGAGGCAACGCCCCGTCCAGCGCCGGCCGCGAAGGCTGCAGCGCCCGCTCCGGCACCCGCGCCCGTCGCAAAGGCGCCTGCCGCGCCAGCGCCCACGCCTGCACCGGCGCCGGCACCCGTCAAGGCAGCGGCCCCCGCAGCAGCGCCGGCGCCCGTTGCGCCGCCGCCCACGGTGGTGGCCAAGGCACCCGAGGCTGCTCCGGTGCCAGCGGCGCCCGCGCCCGCGCCTGCGCCGGCACCGGCCGCTGCGTCCTCTTCCACCTCGACGGCCGAAGTCGAATCGGCCGTGCGCGGATGGGCTGCCGCATGGGCCGGCCAGGACATGGACCGCTACCTTGCCGCCTACGGCTCCGAGTTCAACCCCGGCGGCGGACAAAGCCGCAAGAGCTGGGAAGAAGAACGCCGTGCGCGCATCGTCGGCAAGTCGAGCATCAGCGTGAACATCGAGAACCTGGTGATCAGCGTCAACGGGCAGGCCGCAACCGCCAAGTTCCGCCAGATCTATCGCGCCGACAACCTCAACATCTCGAGCCGCAAGACGCTGGAGCTGCAGCGCGCCGGCAACCAGTGGCACATTCGCAAGGAAAGCGTCGGCGGGTAG
- a CDS encoding response regulator transcription factor translates to MSHPIFPGGPGAGMRGGALIVEGSRSVSERMRRILATVAPGLQLAIASTQAEACSMLAAQAFRFVLVGMDGPDGDGAALIRHVRRDLPHIEAIAMSETDDACLVASAIAAGAVGYLLTEADDAELAFLLRAIERGGAPVDPRVARRILGLFAASARPEPIAIQPLPAVENPARGKPLLSPRELKVLRLIAQGWSNRQIAESVSLSVNTVEFHAKNIFRKLCVKSRTQAVHQAMQQGLFN, encoded by the coding sequence GTGTCCCATCCGATATTCCCCGGCGGCCCTGGTGCCGGCATGCGTGGTGGCGCCCTCATCGTCGAGGGCAGCCGGAGCGTGTCCGAGCGCATGCGGCGCATCCTTGCCACGGTTGCGCCGGGCTTGCAGCTGGCGATCGCGTCGACGCAGGCCGAGGCCTGCTCCATGCTGGCCGCGCAGGCCTTCAGGTTCGTGCTTGTCGGCATGGATGGGCCGGATGGCGATGGCGCGGCATTGATCCGCCACGTGCGCAGGGATCTTCCACACATCGAGGCCATCGCCATGTCGGAAACCGACGATGCCTGCCTGGTGGCCTCCGCCATTGCCGCGGGTGCGGTGGGCTACCTGCTGACCGAAGCCGACGATGCCGAACTTGCGTTCCTGCTGCGCGCCATCGAACGCGGCGGCGCGCCGGTGGACCCGCGCGTGGCGCGCCGCATCCTCGGCTTGTTTGCCGCCTCCGCCCGGCCGGAGCCGATCGCCATCCAGCCCCTGCCGGCCGTTGAGAACCCGGCGCGGGGCAAGCCGCTGCTGTCGCCGCGTGAACTGAAAGTGCTGCGTCTGATTGCCCAGGGCTGGAGCAACCGGCAGATCGCCGAGTCCGTGTCTCTTTCCGTGAACACCGTCGAGTTTCACGCCAAGAACATCTTCCGCAAGCTGTGCGTCAAGTCGCGGACGCAGGCGGTTCATCAGGCAATGCAGCAGGGCCTCTTCAACTGA
- a CDS encoding prepilin peptidase, with the protein MSLHFLAESSFLVWLLFVAVYDFRKRRVPNWLVLGGAALALAALVVDRQPFGLSWTAAFLGAAIGFGFLLLFYVLGLMGAGDVKFAGALGLWVGLPGLMPIWIAASLLAGAHGVLWLVLKRWAVFPKVAVALRGRSQAPDDIASSGIRTRFIPYAAYLAMATAAWIVWGRQS; encoded by the coding sequence TTGTCTCTGCACTTTCTCGCCGAGTCTTCATTTCTTGTCTGGTTGTTGTTTGTTGCCGTCTACGATTTCCGAAAGCGCCGCGTCCCCAATTGGCTGGTGCTTGGCGGGGCCGCGCTGGCCTTGGCAGCACTGGTTGTTGACCGGCAGCCTTTCGGACTTTCGTGGACTGCAGCCTTTCTGGGCGCAGCGATCGGGTTCGGATTTCTTCTGCTGTTTTATGTCCTCGGTCTCATGGGAGCAGGGGACGTGAAGTTCGCAGGCGCTCTCGGGCTTTGGGTGGGCTTGCCGGGCCTCATGCCGATCTGGATCGCTGCGAGCTTGCTTGCCGGAGCCCACGGCGTGCTCTGGCTCGTATTGAAACGCTGGGCTGTTTTTCCCAAGGTTGCCGTGGCACTTAGGGGCCGATCGCAGGCCCCTGATGACATCGCGTCGTCAGGCATTCGCACGCGCTTCATCCCTTATGCGGCCTATCTCGCAATGGCCACTGCGGCATGGATTGTTTGGGGGCGACAGAGTTAG